Proteins encoded within one genomic window of Planctomycetota bacterium:
- a CDS encoding ABC transporter permease, which translates to MLSLFLRRLVLIPPLLLAMYTITFALAWLVPGNPLENPEGRRPPPEVVEAMKKQYHLDDPVGFYFEYLGKATGVSWALGNAPRPFDLGPSLRQPDWTVNEILRDALPVSVTLGCAAMLLALAIGLITGVLSGLRPRGWVDAGGQIFAMVGVSVPSFVIGAFLLLIFGAKLGWFPVGGWGHLSNIVLPAIALSLPFSAAVARLTRVGMIEQMTTEYARTARAKGLSRRQVAVRHALKNAFLPVLSWLGPATAVALTGSFVVEKVFAVPGLGRHFVDAVLGKDITLIMGITLTYGLLVAVLNLAVDMLYAWIDPRIQQA; encoded by the coding sequence ATGCTCTCCCTCTTCCTGCGAAGGCTGGTGCTGATCCCGCCGCTGCTGCTGGCGATGTACACCATCACCTTTGCGCTGGCCTGGCTGGTGCCGGGCAATCCGCTGGAAAACCCCGAGGGACGCCGGCCTCCGCCTGAAGTGGTCGAGGCGATGAAGAAGCAGTACCACCTGGACGACCCGGTCGGTTTCTATTTTGAATACCTGGGCAAGGCCACCGGTGTGAGTTGGGCGCTTGGAAACGCCCCTCGCCCCTTCGACCTTGGCCCGAGCCTGCGCCAGCCCGACTGGACGGTGAACGAAATTCTGCGCGACGCGCTGCCCGTGAGCGTGACGCTGGGGTGTGCCGCGATGCTGCTGGCGCTGGCGATCGGCCTCATCACCGGCGTGCTCAGCGGCCTGCGTCCGCGCGGCTGGGTGGACGCCGGAGGACAGATCTTCGCCATGGTCGGCGTGAGCGTGCCCAGTTTCGTCATCGGGGCGTTCCTGCTGCTCATCTTCGGGGCGAAGCTGGGGTGGTTTCCCGTCGGCGGCTGGGGGCACCTCTCCAACATCGTGCTGCCGGCGATCGCGCTCTCGCTGCCATTCTCGGCGGCGGTGGCGCGGTTGACGCGTGTGGGCATGATCGAGCAGATGACCACCGAGTACGCGCGGACCGCGCGGGCCAAGGGCCTGTCGCGCCGGCAAGTGGCGGTGCGGCACGCCCTGAAGAACGCCTTTCTTCCGGTGCTGAGCTGGCTCGGACCGGCGACGGCGGTGGCGCTGACCGGTTCCTTCGTGGTGGAAAAAGTTTTTGCCGTGCCTGGGCTTGGCCGTCACTTCGTGGATGCGGTGCTGGGCAAGGACATCACGCTGATCATGGGGATCACGCTGACCTACGGGCTGCTGGTGGCCGTGCTCAACCTGGCCGTGGACATGCTCTACGCCTGGATCGATCCGCGCATCCAGCAGGCGTGA